A segment of the Manis javanica isolate MJ-LG chromosome 10, MJ_LKY, whole genome shotgun sequence genome:
AGTACGACGGAGGTCTCGTAGTAGATCGCCAGCCAGGAGAAGTGGCAGGTCACGCTCTAGAACCCCAGCCCGGCGTGGTTGGTCACGCTCTAGAACCCCAGCTAGACGAAGTGGTCGGTCACGCTCCAGAACCCCAGCTAGACGAAGTGGTCGGTCACGCTCCAGAACTCCAGCTAGGAGAGCAAGATCTCGGTCTAGGAGTCCAGCGAGAAGAGGAAGATCCCGGAGTAGAAGTCTAGTTAGACGGGGAAGGTCTCATTCTAGAACACCTCAAAGAAGAGGCAGGTCTGGTTCATCTTCAGAGCGGAAGAACAAATCCAGAACATCACAGAGAAGGAGCAGGTCCAACTCAAGCCCAGAAATGAAAAAATCCCATGTTTCTTCGAGGCGGAGCAGGTCTGGCTCTTCGCCACGGTCCAAAGCAAAATCTCACTTGTCCTTGAGACGAAGTCTTTCAGGGTCCTCTCCATGCCCTAAACAAAAGTCTCAGAGTCCGCCAGTGCGCAGTCGCTCTGGATCATCTCAGCCTAAAGCTAAATCTAGAACACCACCAAGGCGAAGTCGCTCTGGTTCTTCACCCTCTAATCAGAAATCTAAAACACCATCCAGACAGAGTCATTCCAGTTCATCTCCTCAACCTAAAGTGAAATCTGGAACGCCACCAAGGCAAGGGTGTGTAACAAGTCCGCAGGCAGATGAACAATCTGCAACACCACAAAGACAGAGCCGTTCAGAATCATCACCTGACCCTGAGGTAAAATCTAGGACCCCTTCAAGACATAGCTGTTCTGGGTCCTCTCCTCCAAGAGTGAAATCTAACACACCTCCCAGACAGAGCCTGTCTGGGTCGTCATCTCCACAACCCAAAGTAAAGGCAATAACATCACCAGCCCAAAGCCATTCTCGCTCCTCTTCTCCAAGTCCTAGTAGGGTGATGTCTAAAACACCGCCAAGGCAAAGCAGATCAGAGTCTCCCTGTTCCAAGGTAGAATCTAGATTGGTGCAAAGACACAGTCAATCTAGGTCCTCCTCACCAGATACCAAAGTGAAACCTGGAACACCACCAAGACGAAGTTACTCAGAGTCTCCTTCACCGTGCCCCAAAGCAAAGCCCCAAACTCCATCAGGGCACAGTCTTTCTGGATCAAGGTCACCATGTTCCCAagagaaccctaaagactcagcAGTACAGAGTTGCTCTGGATCCTCCCTCTGCCCAGTAGTAAAGCCTAGCCCACCTCCAGGAGAGAGCTATTTCGACTCATCTCTAAAGCAGAAAGGACAATCTCAAGCTTCACCAGACCCCAGATCTGATACTTCAAGTCCAGAAATAAGACAGAGTCACTCTGAATCTCCATCTCTGCAGAGCAAGTCTCAAACATCTAAGACTGGCCAGTCTAGGTCCTCATCTCCAGTTGCTGAAGTAGCACCCAGTTCTCCAGCAAAACAAGATGAAAACAAATTGTCAAGTCCTAGGCTGAAATCTGGAATGTCTCCTGAGCAGAGCAGGGGCCATTCAGACTTTTCTCTGTATCCTGCAGTGGACTCTAAATCTGTTCCTGGGCCGAGTAGATTGGAACTTTCTCCtgaatcaaaagagaaaatgggTTTACTCCTTCAGGAGGATGTTGCTGCATCATCTCCTAGACTGAGAAACAAATTGAGTCCTCTAGTTCAGGATAGGCCTGAATTCTCACCAGTACTCAAAGAGACAGCTAGAACCTCATCAGGAGAAAGAGGTAGTGTTGGGTCATCTCCAGATAGAAAAGACCGAAGCAGTGTGTTAGCTAAGCCAAGCCATGATGAAGAATTAATGGAGTTAGAGAAAACAGAAGAGTCTTCAAACCAGGTTCTACCCCATTTGTCTCCAGAACTTAAAGAAATGGCTGGAAGTAATTTTGAATCATCTCTTGAAATAGAAGAAAGTCCTACTGTGTCTGCAACTCATGACCAAAGCCAGTCACAGGCTTCTTTGGAAGCAGACATCCCTGCAGTGGCCTCAACGTGGAGTGGGCCACATTTTTCTCCAGATCATAAAGAACTGTCTAACTCCCCTTCCAGGGAAGACAGGTTTGGATCACCTTTAGAATTTAGAAATTCAGGCTCTGTTGCGGAAGTGAATACTGGGTTTTCTCCTGAGGTCAAAGATTTGAATGGCCCTTTTCCTAATCAGTTGGAAACAGATCCATTTCCAGACATGAAAGAACAATCAAGAAGGTCCTCCAGACGCAGCAGTTCTGAATTATCCCCAGATGCAGTGGGAAAAGTAGGACTGTCTTCAAATCAAAGTGTCTCTTCACCAGTTCTTGATGCTGTCCCCAGAACACCCTCGAGAGAAAGAAGCAGTTCTGCTTCTCCTGAACTGAAGGATGGTTTACCCAGAACTCCTTCAAGGAGAAGCAGGTCTGGGTCTTCCCCAGGACTTCGAGATGGTTCTGGGACTCCCTCAAGGCACAGCTTATCCGGGTCTTCTCCTGGAATGAAAGATATACCTAGAACACCGTCCAGGGGGAGAAGTGAATGTGATTCTTCTCCAGAACCAAAAGCTTTGCCCCAGACTCCTAGGCCAAGGAGTCGTTCTCTATCATCCCCAGAGCTCAACAAGTGTCTTACCCACCAGAGAGAAAGAAGTGGGTCAGAATCATCAATTGAACAGAAGACTGTAGCTAGGACGCCTCTTGGGCAGAGAAGTCCATCTGGATCTTCTCAAGAACTTGATGGGAAACCCAGTACATCCCCTCAGGAAAGAAGTGAGTCAGACTCTTCTCCTGATTCTAAAGCTAATACACGAATGCCACTTAGACAGGGGAGTCGCTCTGGATCATCTCCAGAGGTGGACAGCAAGTCCCGACCTTCTCCTCTGCGTAGTAGGTCTGGCTCATCCcctgaaattaaagaaaagtcaAGAGTAGCACCCAGGGCACAGAGTGGTTCTGATTCCTCTCCTGAACCCAAGGCTCCTGCCCCTCGGGTCCCTCCTAGAAGGAGCAGCTCAGGTTCATCAAGCAAAGGTAGAGGTGCTTCTCCCGAAGAAAGCAGCAGTTCTGAGTCCTCTCCAGAACACCCACCAAAGTCCAGATCTACTAGAAGAAGCTCTAGGTCGTCACCAGAGCCCAAGACCAAGTCTCGCACTCCACCTCGGCGTCGTAGCTCTCGATCATCTCCTGAGCTGGCTAGGAAGGCCAGGCTTTCGCGGAGAAGTCGCTCAGCATCCTCCTCGCCAGAGACCCCCTCGAGAACTCCCCCAAGACGCCGGAGAAGTCCCTCAGTGTCTTCCCCAGAGCCAACTGAAAAGTTGAGATCCTCGCGCCGGCGGCGTTCGGCTTCATCCCCACGTACTAAGACAACATCAAGGAGGGGCCGTTCTCCTTCACCAAAGCCGCGTGGGCTCCAGAGGTCCCGTTCCCGCTCAAGGAGGGAGAAAACCAGAACAGCCCGACGTCGAGATAGGTCTGGGTCTTCACAGTCAACCTCTCGGAGAAGGCAGCGGAGCAGGTCAAGGTCTAGGGTTACTCGGCGGCGGAGGGGAGGCTCAGGTTACCACTCAAGGTCTCCTGCCCGGCAGGAGAGTTCCCGTACTTCCTCTCGACGCCGAAGAGGCCGCTCTCGGACACCCTTGGCCAGTCGAAAGCGTTCTCGTTCACGCACATCACCAGCCCCGTGGAAACGCTCCAGATCTCGGGCCTCTCCAGCCGCTCACCGGCGATCCAGATCCAGAACACCTCTGGTCAGCCGACGTCGATCCAGGTCTCGAACTTCACCGGTCAGTCGGAGACGATCAAGGTCCAGGACATCAGTGACTCGACGAAGATCTCGATCCAGAGCATCCCCAGTGAGCCGAAGGAGATCCAGGTCCAGAACACCACCAGTAACCCGCCGTCGGTCAAGGTCCAGAACACCGACTCGCCGGCGCTCTCGTTCTAGAACTCCACCAGTGACTCGCAGAAGGTCCAGATCCAGGACCCCACCAGTAACCAGGCGGCGGTCTCGAAGCAGAACCTCTCCTGTCACTCGCAGAAGATCAAGATCCAGAACATCCCCCGTCACCCGTAGGAGATCTCGCTCTCGCACGTCTCCAGTGACCCGAAGGAGGTCCCGCTCACGAACCTCTCCAGTGACACGCCGCCGATCCAGGTCCCGAACTCCTCTGGCTATTCGACGCCGCTCTAGGTCTCGAACCCCACTGTTGCCTCGCAAACGTTCTCGAAGTCGCTCACCACTTGCCATCCGCCGCCGTTCTAGATCGCGTACTCCAAGAACCACTCGGGGCAAACGGTCCTTAACAAGATCTCCCCCAGCCATCCGCAGGCGCTCTGCGTCTGGAAGTAGTTCTGATCGTTCACGTTCTGCTACTCCTCCAGCCACACGGAATCACTCTGGGTCCCGGACACCTCCGGTAGCACTTAGTAGCTCCAGAATGAGCTGCTTCAGTCGTCCCAGCATGTCACCAACTCCCCTGGACCGCTGTAGATCACCTGGAATGCTCGAACCTCTTGGCAGCTCTAGAACACCCATGTCTGTTCTTCAGCAAGCTGGGGGCTCCATGATGGATGGCCCAGGTCCCCGAATTCCTGATCACCCGAGAACATCTGTGCCAGAAAATCATGCTCAGTCAAGAATCGCACTTGCCCTGACAGCTATCAGTCTTGGCACTGCTCGGCCACCTCCATCCATGTCTGCTGCTGGCCTTGCTGCAAGAATGTCACAGGTTCCTGCTCCAGTGCCTCTCATGAGTCTCAGAACGGCCCCAGCTGCCAGCCTTGCCAGCAGGATTCCTGCAGCTTCTGCAGCAGCTATGAACCTGGCCAGTGCCAGGACACCTGCCATACCAACAGCAGTGAACCTGGCTGACTCCAGAACGCCAGCTGCAGCGGCCGCCATGAACTTGGCTAGCCCCAGAACAGCAGTGGCACCTTCTGCTGTGAACCTTGCTGACCCTCGTACCCCCACGGCCCCAGCTGTGAACCTGGCAGGAGCCAGAACCCCAGCTGCTTTGGCAGCTTTGAGTCTCTCGGGCTCTGGTACACCTCCGAGCGCTGCAAACTACCCCTCTAGCTCCAGAACAGCTCAGGCTCCAGCCCCTGCAAACCTGGTGGGTCCTAGATCTGCACATGCCACAGCTCCTGTGAATATTGCCAGCTCAAGAACCCCTCCAGCCTTGGCCCCTGCAAGCCTTACCAGTGCTAGAATGGCTCCAGCCTTGTCTGGTGCAAACCTCACCAGCCCGAGGGTGCCCCTCTCTGCCTATGAGCGTGTTAGTGGCAGAACCTCACCAATGCTCCTTGACCGAGCCAGATCCAGAACCCCACCATCTGCCCCAAGCCAGTCTAGAATGACCTCTGAGCGGGCTCCCTCTCCTGCCACTAGGATGGTCCAGGTTCCTTCCCAGTCTCTTCTCTCTGCAGGTCAGGATCGCCCTAGGTCCCCCGTGCCCTCTGGTTTTTCTGACCAATCCCGATCTTTGCTTGTCCAGACCACCCTGGTAGCAGGGTCTCAGTCTCTTTCCTCTGGGATGGTGGCCAAGACCACGTCCTCTGCTGGTGACCATAACGGCATGctctctggccctgcccctggggcGTCCCACCCTGAAGGTGGGGAACCACCTGCCTCTGTGGGGGCCCAGCAGCCTTCTGCATTGGCCGCCCTGCAGCCGTCAAAGGAGCGGCGGAGctcttcctcctcctcgtcctctaGCTCCTCCTCTTCGTCGTCGTCGTCATCCTCTTCATCATCCTCGTCCTCTGGCTCCAGTTCTAGCGACTCGGAGGGCTCCAGCCTTCCCGTTCAGCCTGAGGCAGCACTGAAAAGGTGAGGAGACTGGGCGGGCAGAACGCTTctgtggggcagaggtgggggtgggtggacaTGGAGGGAAAGCTGTGTCCAGAGGCCCTTGGCTTTTTGAAGGAGGTATGGGGACTGCGACCCTTAGGTCGGGGGTAGAAGAGactgctggggtgggggcaatGGGGGGAGGACGGGACAGATGAAAGTCTCCAAAGGTTCATTCTCTAGAGGATAATGATAAGTTTTCCGTCTCTACAGAGGACAGAACTAGAGGAAATGGACTTAATTTTACAGCAGGAGGGATGGCAGTTAGACCTCAAGAGGAACTCCCTGGGCTGGAAGGATCTTCAGAGGTCATCCCATCCCGCTCCCTGCCTCCAGGCAGGACGGCCCCTCCCCGAGCCACCCCTCCCTCACGCACAGGGGCCTCCTCAAACCTGTGGCCTTCTGAGGAGGGCAGCCAGCCAGCGTGGCTTCCACACTTGAGCCCAGGGGCCTTAGTCCTCCATCAGGGACATTCTTGAGGTGTAGCCTTGATCCCCTGTGCTGCGGGGCCCAGCCTCCGCTCTCCAGAGAAGGCGCCCGCCGGCGCTCTCGCCTCTCCCGGCCCCCTCCCCCGCTGCCATTCCTGCAGGCCAGGGAAGgcaggggcggggcgggcggTTGTCTCCTGGTGACGCCCTTCTCCTCCCACAGGGTGCCcagtcctgccccagccccaaagGAGCCCGTTCGAGAGGGTCGTCCTCAGGAGCCGACCCCAGCCAAGCGGAAGAGGCGTTCTAGCAGCTCCAgttccagctcctcctcctcctcctcctcttcctcctcctcttcctcctcttcctcctcttcctcctcttcctcctcctcctcctcctcctcctcctcctctacttcctcctccccctcccctgctaAGCCTGGCCCCCAGGCCTTGCCCAAACCTGCAAGCCCCAAGAAGCCGCCCCCTGGCGAACGGAGGTGAGTGCTTCCTTGCTTGCGCGGGAGGGGCGGGCTGTGACCCTGGGACGTGAGAGCCCCGCTGGGTGTCTCACTGGGTGTCTCACTGGGACGGGACTGTGGTGTCTGCTTGTGCGGGAGGAGTCTGCTCTTCTCTCCCCGCCTACTCTGTGGTGCCCTGTTCTGGCATAGGGCTGCACCATCCACGCGGGTGCTCCAGCCAGAATTGGGGAGTTGTAGgttccttcctctccctgcccctgacaTGCAGCCTGGTCCCAGGGCCCAGGAATTCCAGCCCAGAAGTTTCCCCATTGCTACAGCCAGGGCTCTGGTCTGGCCACCATCATCTTCTCCCGACTCTGTCCACAGCCTCTTccctgtctccctgcctccacgCCATTCTCTTCCACACGTAGCCAGAGGGATCTTTCTAAAACGCACATCTGGTTACTTCCCTCCACTCCACAATCCTTCCGGGACGCCCTGTGGCCTGCAGGATAAAGCCCCACCTCTGCGGGAATGGCGTGTGAGGCTCTTCACCAACTGGCCTTGCCTGCCCTGTGTTCTCCTCTCCTGCCCGCCCCCACACATgccctgtgctccagccacacctGGCGCCTTGCAGTCTAAGGAGAACCCCATGCCTTTggacatgctgttccttctgcctggaattccCTTGTCCGCCTGGTGAACTCCTCGTTCTGCAAGACTCCGCTCAAACAGCACCTTCGCGAAgactcccctgccccttccctgccccGTGTCTCCCTCCTCTGGGCCCCCAGACCCTATGTACATCGGTCTCTGTGGGGCTTTCCCACACATGGGGCTGAGTGAGCCTCCCTTGGCCTGCCTCCACCACCAGACAGCCCCTCCAAGGGCAGGGACTGTATATCTTTGCGTCCCCCGCTGCACCTCGTGCCTTGCCCATTGGGGCACTCAGTGGATGGTGCGCGGGCGGATGGGTGAGTGAGCACACAAAGGTGGGTCTGAGGCTGGCCCTGTGTGGTGTGAGGTTTGGTGGTCAGGACCTGGGGGGTGGTCCTGAGTGCTGGCTGGTGGGTTTGGAAGAGTGAGGTGCTATGGGGACCTACTCTGCTCCCCAGGTCCCGCAGTCCCCGGAAGCCAATAGACTCCCTCCGGGACTCCCGTTCCCTCAGCTACTCGCCTGCAGAACGCcgccacccctcaccccagccctctCCCCGAGACCAGCAGAGGTAGGGCTGGGGGTGAATTCTTGCCTCCTAACAGTAGCCAGCTGGGTCTGGCCACTACCAACTTTTGGGAAGAGAAGTTTTGAGGCTCACAGGTGCTAGACGTTGTTGGCATTGCCAGGTGTGTGGTCTGATGTCTGTCCTGTTTTTGCAGCAGCAGCGAGCGGGGTTCCCGGAGAGGCCAACGTGGGGACAGTCGCTCCCCAGGCCACAAGCGCAGGAGGGAGACTCCTAGCCCCCACCCAGCGCGGCACCGCTCCTCCAGGTGCGTTGCTGGCACCCCAGTGTCGGCCCCCCTCCAGGAGCCCCAGGTTGGCCGAGGCGTCTGCACTGATGGCTGTCTCTCTCTGTTGCAGGTCTCCGTGAACATTTTTTGGGGGAACACCATACCCCAAGTTCTGGAGCCACCAGGGAGTGCCCCTTTCTCCCCAGCAGAGCCGTGGGAGGAATCCTTGTCTGCCTCCCTTTGAACCCTGGCAGCATTTTAGGGGAGggctcccttctttctttttgttttcctttgttcttgtgaAATGTTAATCTGTGAGTTTTTCCTGGTTCACATGTTTTGGGGGGTTTGGGGCGGGGGGAATGAGAATGGGAGTTATGGGAGGGGAGGATAGTTTGGGATGCCCCAAGTCTTGAGTCAGAAAAGGCCTGGGAGGTACCATCCCCCATTTACTGAGGCTTGAGTTCCTGGGGGCAGTGATGGTTTGGGACTTGGGAACCTGTGTGAAGTGTTAATGGAAGGAAGAGCAGGAGTTACTAGTTAGCCCCTACTGTCCCCGCAGTGAGGTTGTGGCCCCTTCCCCCCAACTTTTCTTCACGTTTCTTAAAggcattttggtttttttaaaaaatctgtacagcaagagcaactttttctgtcaaataaaaatgagaaatgcagGAATTGGGTCTACAGTCTGGTTATTGGGTGTGGGGAGAGTAGCTCTTCTACCCTGAGTGCACCCTGGGGGGACCTGCACGGGGTGGCCCTGCGCTTTGGTTTCCCCCTCCACCCTCCGTAACAGAGCCTGCTCTCAAGCCCACACACAGGCTCCAGCTTACGTGTGCCTCTCGGTGGAGAAGCCCTTGAGCATGTCAGGAGGTGCCTGGGACGGGTGCGCTTCGAAGGAACAAGACCTCAAACCTCCTGTCCAGGCTGGACAGGCTGAGAAGGTGGCCCGGCGAGCAAGGGGCTAAGGAGGAGCCTTGGTGAGGGCGCCCCATTCCAGTGGGGGTGATGGCCACGTTAAGGTGTGCAGAAAGGCAGCAACCAGGTGGACAACCAAATCTCATTTATTGGGGGAATGGGGCACTAGGGGTTGGCCTGGGGCCGCCTCACTGCACTGCTTGTTCGTTGGCACTGCTTCCTGAGTCCTGAGGCTTCATCACGTCAGGCAGCTCCGGTGGGCTGGAGAAGGGCTCAATGCGCAGGGCCTCAAACGCCTCATCTGGTGGACAGAGGAGTGGGGAGAGATGGAGGGGGTGGCCACCTCTAGCTTATGAGGACCTCTGAGCACATACCTGCCCCCCAAATCTCCTCTGTAACCCTGATTTCTCCACACCCCACTGCCAGGACCCAGTGGCCCCACTGGATCCTGCCCCCTCCATCCCCAAGTCTGGCCATCCTGGGCTCTTCTCACCCTGTGCAAATGTCAGTGAGCCCATGGGCTGGCCTGCATCCTCTTCTATCTCCCCTCACCTGGTCTTCCCCATCTCCTTGTTCCAGTCCTCTCTACCAAATGGTGATTTTTAATGTTAATCCAGGCGATTCCTCCTGCACTATATTTTCCCAGCTTCCCATCACACTGAATAAAACCTCAGATCTATGCCATTCTCTCTCCACATGTGCCCTCGGGTTCCCCCTGTTCTCTTTTAgtgcctcagagcctttgcatttACTGGTCCCAGCTTGCCACCCAGAATGGCTGGCTGCTTCTGGGCCTTTAGGGCTCCACTCAAACAGCACCTCCTCACAGAAGCCTTCCCCAACCACTCTGTAAACAATCACTGCATCCCAACGCCCCTGAGAAGGCCCATCTGTCCAGCTGCTGTCCACACTAGAACAGTGGCTCCCGAGAGgccttctctgttttgttcctgctGCCACCTCGGAGCACATGAACTTTTCTCCTGTAGTTTTACCCACCTAGGAAATAACTCCCTTCACCTGGCCCAGTAGGTAGGCCTGGTGGtggccagagatgctgctcaaCATTCTACAGTGCCCAGGACAGTACCACAGTCAACTAGACCCAGATGCCAACAGTGCTGAGGCAGACACCTGGCCCTGCTTGGTGATTCTTCAAAGCCTCAACTCCGCAGTGACATTTCTTGTCTTCACCTCTAACATTCTTTAGAAATAGTCTGGACAGTGCCATTTAACCAGTGAGTTGATACTATTGTCTTCCTAACCAAGCAGCCAGTCAGCCAGTTTCCAGGCCAGAGAAGGGCTTTGTCCTGCTGTGAGCTACACAAGGAAACAGCTTCCCACCCAGAAAGGCATTTTTGCAAGTGAAAGCCAGTGGGGAAAGCAAAAAACAGCCAGTCCTCAGTCTGCACAGAGGCTCCCTAAGGAGCAATCCCCTGCCTGAGGGGTGATGACAACTCAGGGTCCACACTCACTGCCACGTTCAATGCTGTAactggggggtcacagggaaagaaATCACCTTCCTgtgctgtgatttttttcatctgtaaagtaggtcTATCAATACCTTCTCAGAGTTGCTACAAGCCTATGGGGTAGGGTGCCTTTGTTCAAATTAGAAAAAAGACTTCCTCCAAGAGAAGGCAGCCTGGCCTTGGCTTAGGAAGCAGAACTTTCAGCCTTCTGCCCACCTCCCGACCACCACCAACCACCAAAGAGGACAGTCCTGCACAGGGCATGACCTGTACAAAGTCTGGCAGCCCGGCCCCTGCCTCAGCATCACCGGGAGGGGCAGAGGAACCCACAGAAAGGCCCCTAGGGTCTGACTGCTGAGCGCTCAGGCCAGGGCCTGGTGTGCCTGGGAGCTCGCGCTGCCTCCCAGGCCGGCCCTAGTATCACACCCCTTTATGGAGATGGGGACTCGGGTCCTGGAGGGCCAGGGAAGTGTGAAGTAGCCACCCAAGGACACAGCTACCAAGGCCTGGCACAGATTTCCTTATGAAACTGAAAAGTGTGCTAAGACTGCTTCTCCCTCAGCCCTTGCTAACATTTTCTTACAAGAAgccagaaaaataattcattgtaACTTCATCCACATTGACCCATTCACACAGCCCCTGGGTCCACAGCTATGAAAACACCCTACATCCCCTGTTTAAGTTTCCAGAGATAAAACTTAAATCTTTGGAGGGGAAGGAGGTACACTGGAGAGAAGCCAGCCACTCCCACCCCTCAGGTTTCTAAACTGTTCAGGGCAGCAGTGGTTGAAGGGAGTTCAGGCTCTGGAGCAGGCAGGGCTAGATCTGAATTCTGGATCTGGTAGTCCCAGCAAATGACCCGACCTCCAGACTCAGTCTACTCATCCTTTAAATGGGCACAAGTCTGGCCTGCACAGCAACACTGGGTGATCCACTGCAGACAGTGCCCAGTTATGGTGCCCAGCTCAGGCAAGGTTCTGGCAGCCTGCATCGGAACCATGGCTCCCTACTTGACTGCTGTCAAGTCCCAGTTTCTATGTCTCCAAAATGGAGACAGCAGGGAGTCCTCACCTACCAGAGCTATCGTGAGGATTAGATGGGACAACGGCAATAAAACAGCACACAGCCAGGTACTCAGGAAGCCTACTTAAGATGGTATCATGACTAGCGATCTTGGAATCCTTCATGAAACAGGCTTCAGTTTCTACaagcatcttgttttcttttttaatgaggaAACAAATACACTGTCACATGACATCGCCTGCACTTTGTGGACAGGGAAGACATTGTGCTGGAGGCCGGGAGGAACAACTGCAGGCTCCCTGATGACCCCTTTCTCTGGCTGTTTCCACCCTGCCTGGCTGCCCCTCACCTGCCCGGAAGGCAAGCCCCACGGTGGCTGGGGCCTGCGGCCGCGCGGTCTGACTGGTGAAACCACACTCGCCCAGTGTCTTGCCGTCGTCCAGAAGCTGATCGTCctgaggagagagacagacatggTCTTCGGAGAGGTCCCAGGAGGGGCAAATCCCAAAGATTTCTCTGGTCAGCAACTACAGTGGAAGTTGGAAGACGGAAGGGAGAGAGTCCCAGGTAGTGCCCAGGACCATCCCAGAGCGCACCGGCTTCCAGGGCCACCCCCAAGACTTTCCAGATATGAACCTCCCAAGTAGGGCTTTCGAACTCTTTTTTTACCTAGTCTCCAGGTGAATCTAGTTTCAAGGGCCGGTGACCCAGTTTGGCCACAGGCAGACCTGATTTGAATCCTAGCTCTTCCACCTTGGACAAAATGGTTATTCTTTTTTAAGGGAAGTTTGCTTATCGGCAAAATGGGGTTTACTGGGACTCCCAACTAAAAAGGCAGCCTGGAGGTGTCACTGAGTGAAGGGGGCACAGAAAGCAACCAGGACAGCGTGCGAATAAGCACAGGCAGCAGGAAGGGTCCTCATCCGGGAAACTCCAGCATCAGGGAGGAAAGGCCTTTATGAAGGGAGTGGAGGCTCAGCCTGGAGCAAAAGATTAGTTTCCCAGTTTCCAGCCAGAATCAGATCAGTGCACCTAGTAAGGGCCCTCCTGCTGCAGTAGACTTGAACCAGGGACCCCACAACACACTGGATTCCTCAATGAAAACCCCCAGTCCCTAGCCATTCTTGCTGAATAACTGCAGTTGGTGCCTAGGGTGAAAAACGGGGAATCAGCAGGAGACTGGAGGTAATAAACAGTTATTGGGGGAAGAAATGGTGGGACCTGACTCATCTCCACACCCTCCACTTCTGTGTATTAAGGATTCTGATGGGCCTGCAGAGGATCATGGGCATcggggttcaaatcctggctctgccaatgACCTTGGGCTGGTTGAGTGGCCCCCTcgccga
Coding sequences within it:
- the SRRM2 gene encoding serine/arginine repetitive matrix protein 2 isoform X3; this encodes MYNGIGLPTPRGSGTNGYVQRNLSLVRGRRGERPDYKGEEELRRLEAALVKRPNPDILDHERKRRVELRCLELEEMMEEQGYEEQQIQEKVATFRLMLLEKDVNPGGKEETPGQRPVVTETHQLAELNEKKNERLRAAFGISDSYVDGSSFDPQRRAREAKQPAPEPPKPYSLVRESSSSRSPTPKQKKKKKKKDRGRRSESSSPRRERKKSSKKKKHRSESESKKRKHRSPTPKSKRKSKDKKRKRSRSTTPAPKSRRAPRSTSADSASSSDTSRSRSRSAAAKTHATALTGQSPSPASGRRGEGDASSREPGTTNTGQPSNLEPSTKQPSSPYEDKDKKEKSAVQPSPSPERSSTGPEPPAPALLLAEQHGSSPQPLATTPLSQEPVKPPSEASPTRGHSLPKSPEKLPQSSSESCPPSPQPTKLSRHASSSPESPKPTPAPGSRREISSSPASKSRSHGRVKRDKSHSHTPSRRVGRSRSPATTKRGRSRSRTPTKRGHSRSPQWRRSRSAQRWGRSRSPQRRGRSRSPQRPGWSRSRNTQRRGRSRSARRGRSHSRSPATRGRSRSRTPARRGRSRSRTPARRRSRSRTPTRRRSRSRTPARRGRSRSRTPARRRSRTRSPVRRRSRSRSPARRSGRSRSRTPARRGWSRSRTPARRSGRSRSRTPARRSGRSRSRTPARRARSRSRSPARRGRSRSRSLVRRGRSHSRTPQRRGRSGSSSERKNKSRTSQRRSRSNSSPEMKKSHVSSRRSRSGSSPRSKAKSHLSLRRSLSGSSPCPKQKSQSPPVRSRSGSSQPKAKSRTPPRRSRSGSSPSNQKSKTPSRQSHSSSSPQPKVKSGTPPRQGCVTSPQADEQSATPQRQSRSESSPDPEVKSRTPSRHSCSGSSPPRVKSNTPPRQSLSGSSSPQPKVKAITSPAQSHSRSSSPSPSRVMSKTPPRQSRSESPCSKVESRLVQRHSQSRSSSPDTKVKPGTPPRRSYSESPSPCPKAKPQTPSGHSLSGSRSPCSQENPKDSAVQSCSGSSLCPVVKPSPPPGESYFDSSLKQKGQSQASPDPRSDTSSPEIRQSHSESPSLQSKSQTSKTGQSRSSSPVAEVAPSSPAKQDENKLSSPRLKSGMSPEQSRGHSDFSLYPAVDSKSVPGPSRLELSPESKEKMGLLLQEDVAASSPRLRNKLSPLVQDRPEFSPVLKETARTSSGERGSVGSSPDRKDRSSVLAKPSHDEELMELEKTEESSNQVLPHLSPELKEMAGSNFESSLEIEESPTVSATHDQSQSQASLEADIPAVASTWSGPHFSPDHKELSNSPSREDRFGSPLEFRNSGSVAEVNTGFSPEVKDLNGPFPNQLETDPFPDMKEQSRRSSRRSSSELSPDAVGKVGLSSNQSVSSPVLDAVPRTPSRERSSSASPELKDGLPRTPSRRSRSGSSPGLRDGSGTPSRHSLSGSSPGMKDIPRTPSRGRSECDSSPEPKALPQTPRPRSRSLSSPELNKCLTHQRERSGSESSIEQKTVARTPLGQRSPSGSSQELDGKPSTSPQERSESDSSPDSKANTRMPLRQGSRSGSSPEVDSKSRPSPLRSRSGSSPEIKEKSRVAPRAQSGSDSSPEPKAPAPRVPPRRSSSGSSSKGRGASPEESSSSESSPEHPPKSRSTRRSSRSSPEPKTKSRTPPRRRSSRSSPELARKARLSRRSRSASSSPETPSRTPPRRRRSPSVSSPEPTEKLRSSRRRRSASSPRTKTTSRRGRSPSPKPRGLQRSRSRSRREKTRTARRRDRSGSSQSTSRRRQRSRSRSRVTRRRRGGSGYHSRSPARQESSRTSSRRRRGRSRTPLASRKRSRSRTSPAPWKRSRSRASPAAHRRSRSRTPLVSRRRSRSRTSPVSRRRSRSRTSVTRRRSRSRASPVSRRRSRSRTPPVTRRRSRSRTPTRRRSRSRTPPVTRRRSRSRTPPVTRRRSRSRTSPVTRRRSRSRTSPVTRRRSRSRTSPVTRRRSRSRTSPVTRRRSRSRTPLAIRRRSRSRTPLLPRKRSRSRSPLAIRRRSRSRTPRTTRGKRSLTRSPPAIRRRSASGSSSDRSRSATPPATRNHSGSRTPPVALSSSRMSCFSRPSMSPTPLDRCRSPGMLEPLGSSRTPMSVLQQAGGSMMDGPGPRIPDHPRTSVPENHAQSRIALALTAISLGTARPPPSMSAAGLAARMSQVPAPVPLMSLRTAPAASLASRIPAASAAAMNLASARTPAIPTAVNLADSRTPAAAAAMNLASPRTAVAPSAVNLADPRTPTAPAVNLAGARTPAALAALSLSGSGTPPSAANYPSSSRTAQAPAPANLVGPRSAHATAPVNIASSRTPPALAPASLTSARMAPALSGANLTSPRVPLSAYERVSGRTSPMLLDRARSRTPPSAPSQSRMTSERAPSPATRMVQVPSQSLLSAGQDRPRSPVPSGFSDQSRSLLVQTTLVAGSQSLSSGMVAKTTSSAGDHNGMLSGPAPGASHPEGGEPPASVGAQQPSALAALQPSKERRSSSSSSSSSSSSSSSSSSSSSSSSSGSSSSDSEGSSLPVQPEAALKRVPSPAPAPKEPVREGRPQEPTPAKRKRRSSSSSSSSSSSSSSSSSSSSSSSSSSSSSSSSSSSSSSTSSSPSPAKPGPQALPKPASPKKPPPGERSSSERGSRRGQRGDSRSPGHKRRRETPSPHPARHRSSRSP